From Salvia splendens isolate huo1 chromosome 3, SspV2, whole genome shotgun sequence, a single genomic window includes:
- the LOC121794569 gene encoding protein ESSENTIAL FOR POTEXVIRUS ACCUMULATION 1-like isoform X1, translating to MAESKLDLPEDLIGSRPSDQSWISKASTGNDEDKGLVGLLDESKDQAASESIPLSPQWLYAKPNELKMQEARGPSSLSLGSSADLNQKEVWRSDTPEDKKDWRRIAPEPDSGRRWREEERETGLLGVGRRERRKIDRRADIAPGREPTDNRSLPATDRWHDANNRSAGHETRRDSKWSLRWGPDDKEKDSRVEKRIDMDKLESQNENQSFVSNSRSGPERETDSRDKWRPRHRMEGNPAGSGQRSAPGFGPERGRVDGSNVGFTVGRGRSSASTGRPSPASPIGAAQYDKNGKFVYPRGKLLDIYRRQNLETSLALVPDNFEEVPPISQPEAVEPLAFVAPDAEEEAILSDIWKGKITSSGASYSAFKKGSSGDIVSEVADIEFSNGRQASFSADVTEDVPDNFEKKSSDIHEASADSIFFSSSLKAAKTADHEKQYIFSETMNGKKLDIGHVQAQNSAQFGELQLKVAGQAVNQHPLFDIIQSASPFDVNDKLRESNSLLHVQTPEQFWEGGPHQTGSRPNEYQLDRGIPPEELSLYYRDPQGEIQGPFLGVDIISWYEQGFFGADLPVRFEDAPDELPFLELGDVMPHLKFGHEYGSGTELGSNLEKSAVMEGASETYVQSGVPVPESISSTVLDASSWQLHDGPSNVHESHRHLSQHMYSQGKDFSDFCAQDEEIVFPGRPGSGGGAIGKISRGYGESMTNSGNQSYLLNEMTGSGVSNQNDNKMNQFSLLWSELESTQTRSEQAPPFSGGVQEKLASAGPGRLSPFSSIVNHAPEAWNDAHGSSSQSNFNLYQDVMDGLHSSRTEKEFNQFDLAEKLLPQHLQPHGVMPSHNTHMNDLMLEGGPASKLMHQKQIANQMGHDLEHILALQQQQRQLQLQQQQQMQQQEHYHQQQMLLKEQQQSQARQALLEQLLQSQMRESGRGQPRIDSLRPNAALEQALMKQQILNDRQRSQFPSRHSDPSLEQLIQAKFGQVSHQGNQNDLMELLLLGRHGQIHPLDQHIIQQDQLHGRQLPLGLRQRLEMEERTINPGWSLDEASQFHRIPAASNRAITAGFGPLDFFSQQISPPEEHLNLLDRNLSVQERLQHGLYEPGMLPFERSMSLPLGPAGVNRDIVNSLARAQGQEMQEQILRMQSNGQDGGFSSGMFSHHTNHPLHPNQCHDSRMDATEGHWSENNGQLPNDWIESRVQQHLHNERQRRELDAKRNADDPSLWMSAGTNDDSSKRLLMELLQQKTGQTSSEHVDMINGLPNERKPPSDHHSGSMPNQSFVAISEQESGIGNSFPIGSYGSDSGVPPQSRPSEGISNVLEINGLPYRSKGGGMVAAAIDENSQGIISDVQEGISEQAGLTSADRVEMPVNFLSRNKSLGSAGFQNIKIGSDDSVSEDAAKDRLRSSSSKGPENVLLRRPPVSRAVSSQESLSDLNVDTVRGKSLSSTLTLDGVRREAGPTTVGNVEAVSRGDVQFRRTSSCNDADVLETSFSDMLKSSAKKPTPHETHASAATPEPLDGASGARNKKKGKKGRQIDPALLGFKVTSNRIMMGEIQRVED from the exons ATGGCGGAAAGTAAGCTAGATCTTCCAGAGGATCTCATCGGTTCAAGGCCGTCCGATCAATCGTGGATTTCGAAAG CCTCCACTGGAAATGATGAGGACAAAGGGTTGGTGGGATTACTGGATGAGTCGAAGG ACCAAGCAGCTTCTGAGAGCATTCCGCTGTCTCCACAGTGGTTGTATGCAAAGCCAAATGAACTAAAAATG CAGGAAGCCCGTGGCCCAAGTTCTCTGTCTCTTGGCAGCTCTGCTGATTTGAACCAAAAAGAGGTTTGGCGCTCAGATACTCCTGAGGACAAAAAAGATTGGAGAAGGATTGCTCCTGAACCCGACAGTGGTCGCCGCTGGCGCGAAGAAGAAAGGGAAACTGGACTGCTTGGGGTTGGGCGAAGGGAGCGCAGGAAGATAGATAGAAGGGCTGACATTGCTCCGGGAAGAGAACCTACTGATAACAGATCTTTGCCTGCAACTGACAGGTGGCATGATGCTAATAATCGCAGTGCTGGCCATGAAACAAGGCGTGATAGCAAATGGTCTTTGAGGTGGGGTCCTGATGACAAAGAAAAGGATTCTCGAGTGGAGAAAAGGATAGATATGGATAAATTAGAGTCCCAGAATGAAAATCAATCATTTGTCTCAAATAGTCGTTCTGGTCCTGAGCGTGAAACAGATTCTCGTGATAAGTGGAGACCTCGGCACAGGATGGAGGGGAATCCTGCTGGATCTGGTCAACGGTCTGCGCCTGGATTTGGACCTGAAAGGGGAAGAGTTGATGGTTCAAATGTGGGCTTTACTGTAGGGCGCGGTAGATCCTCTGCTTCCACTGGAAGACCATCGCCTGCTTCTCCAATTGGTGCTGCTCAGTAtgacaaaaatggaaaatttgTATACCCTAGAGGCAAACTACTTGACATATATCGTAGGCAAAACCTGGAGACATCTCTTGCCCTTGTGCCGGACAATTTTGAGGAAGTACCCCCAATATCTCAACCAGAGGCTGTGGAACCTTTAGCTTTTGTTGCTCCGGATGCTGAGGAGGAG GCTATATTGAGTGACATATGGAAGGGTAAAATAACTAGCAGTGGAGCCTCATACAGCGCATTTAAGAAAGGCAGCTCTGGTGATATCGTTTCAG AAGTGGCAGACATTGAATTCTCCAATGGAAGACAGGCTTCCTTCTCTGCTGATGTCACTGAAGATGTACCAGATAACTTTGAGAAAAAATCATCTGACATTCATGAAGCTAGTGCTGACAGCATATTCTTCAGCTCTTCATTGAAAGCAG CGAAAACTGCAGATCATGAAAAACAATATATTTTTTCAGAGACTATGAATGGGAAAAAGCTGGATATTGGCCACGTGCAAGCTCAAAATAGTGCTCAATTTGGTGAATTGCAGCTAAAGGTTGCAGGTCAGGCTGTCAACCAGCATCCTttgtttgacattatccaatcTGCCTCACCGTTTGATGTAAACGATAAACTCCGTGAATCAAACTCCCTTTTGCATGTTCAAACACCAGAGCAGTTCTGGGAGGGCGGGCCGCACCAGACTGGTAGCAGGCCCAATGAGTATCAGCTTGATAGAGGAATCCCTCCAGAGGAATTGAGTTTGTATTACCGGGATCCGCAAGGGGAAATACAGGGACCTTTTCTTGGGGTGGACATAATTTCATGGTATGAGCAAGGGTTTTTTGGGGCTGATTTACCTGTTCGTTTTGAAGATGCACCTGATGAATTGCCCTTCCTGGAATTGGGAGATGTTATGCCTCATTTAAAATTTGGACATGAGTATGGTAGTGGAACTGAATTGGGCTCCAATTTAGAAAAGTCAGCTGTAATGGAGGGTGCATCTGAAACATATGTACAATCTGGTGTTCCAGTTCCTGAATCTATTTCTTCCACTGTATTGGATGCATCCAGCTGGCAGTTACATGATGGACCGTCAAATGTACATGAGAGTCATCGTCATCTGTCACAACACATGTACTCTCAGGGCAAAGATTTCAGTGATTTTTGTGCCCAAGATGAAG AAATTGTGTTTCCTGGGAGAcctggtagtggtggtggtgctATAGGGAAGATATCAAGAGGATATGGTGAATCCATGACAAATAGTGGGAACCAGTCTTATCTTCTTAATGAAATGACAGGCTCTGGTGTGTCAAATCAGAATGACAATAAGATGAATCAGTTTAGTTTGTTATGGTCTGAACTTGAAAGTACACAGACAAGGAGTGAACAAGCACCTCCGTTCAGTGGAGGTGTGCAGGAGAAACTTGCAAGTGCAGGACCTGGTAGACTTTCTCCTTTCAGTAGCATAGTTAATCATGCCCCAGAAGCATGGAATGATGCTCATGGCAGCAGCTCACAGTCTAATTTCAACTTGTATCAAGATGTCATGGATGGTCTCCATTCTTCTAGAACGGAGAAAGAATTTAATCAGTTTGATTTAGCAGAGAAGCTATTGCCACAGCATCTTCAGCCACATGGCGTGATGCCTTCACATAATACGCACATGAATGATTTAATGCTAGAAGGGGGCCCAGCTTCTAAGTTGATGCACCAAAAACAGATTGCTAATCAAATGGGTCATGATTTGGAACACATATTGGCCCTTCAGCAGCAGCAGAGGCAGCTCCAACTTCAACAACAGCAGCAGATGCAGCAACAGGAGCACTACCATCAACAGCAAATGTTGTTGAAAGAGCAACAGCAGTCTCAAGCCAGACAGGCTCTTCTTGAACAGTTGCTGCAGAGTCAAATGCGTGAGTCAGGTCGTGGGCAGCCACGTATTGATTCTCTTCGACCCAATGCTGCTCTTGAACAGGCTTTGATGAAGCAGCAGATTCTTAATGATCGGCAACGCTCCCAATTTCCTTCAAGGCATTCAGATCCATCCCTTGAGCAGCTTATTCAAGCAAAATTTGGTCAAGTGTCTCATCAAGGGAATCAAAATGATTTAATGGAGCTTTTGTTACTCGGAAGGCATGGGCAGATTCACCCCCTGGATCAACATATCATTCAGCAAGATCAGCTTCATGGGAGGCAGTTGCCTTTGGGGCTAAGGCAGCGATTGGAAATGGAGGAAAGGACAATCAACCCTGGATGGTCGCTTGATGAAGCTAGTCAGTTCCACAGAATTCCTGCTGCCTCTAATAGAGCTATCACTGCTGGGTTTGGCCCATTGGACTTTTTTTCCCAACAAATTTCTCCTCCCGAGGAGCATCTCAACCTTCTTGACAGGAACCTCTCCGTACAGGAGCGACTCCAACATGGTCTTTATGAACCTGGAATGTTGCCTTTTGAGCGGTCAATGTCATTGCCTCTAGGTCCTGCTGGGGTAAATCGTGATATTGTGAATTCATTGGCTCGTGCCCAAGGCCAAgaaatgcaggaacagattttACGGATGCAGTCTAATGGTCAAGATGGAGGATTCTCATCTGGCATGTTTTCTCATCATACAAACCACCCATTGCATCCCAATCAATGTCATGATTCACGAATGGATGCAACCGAGGGCCATTGGTCTGAGAATAATGGTCAGTTACCAAATGATTGGATAGAGTCGAGAGTTCAACAACACCTTCATAATGAAAGACAGAGGAGAGAATTAGATGCCAAGAGAAATGCTGATGACCCTAGTTTGTGGATGTCAGCTGGAACAAATGATGACAGTTCAAAGCGATTGCTTATGGAGCTACTACAGCAGAAAACTGGTCAAACATCAAGTGAACACGTTGATATGATTAATGGATTACCAAATGAGCGAAAGCCACCTTCAGATCATCATTCTGGGAGCATGCCAAACCAGTCATTCGTCGCTATTTCAGAACAAGAATCTGGTATTGGTAACTCATTCCCTATTGGTTCTTATGGTTCTGATTCAGGCGTGCCACCCCAGAGTCGACCATCGGAAGGGATAAGCAATGTCCTGGAAATTAATGGATTACCTTATAGATCTAAAGGTGGAGGAATGGTTGCTGCTGCCATTGATGAGAACTCTCAG GGAATAATTTCCGATGTTCAAGAAGGCATAAGTGAGCAGGCTGGTTTGACATCTGCTGACAGAGTGGAAATGCCAGTCAATTTCCTAAGCAGAAATAAATCACTTGGCTCTGCTG GTTTTCAGAACATCAAGATTGGATCAGATGATTCGGTTTCAGAGGATGCTGCTAAGGATAG GTTGCGATCATCCAGTTCTAAAGGACCAGAGAATGTATTGCTGAGGCGTCCACCTGTATCACGAGCTGTATCTTCTCAGGAATCACTGTCAGACCTGAATGTTGACACAGTTAGAGGGAAAAGTCTCTCAAGTACTCTAACTTTGGATG GAGTGAGACGGGAGGCAGGACCTACTACTGTAGGAAATGTAGAGGCGGTTAGCAGAGGAGATGTACAGTTCCGACGAACATCATCCTGTAATGATGCTGATGTATTGGAAACATCATTCAGTGATATGCTTAAAAGCAGTGCTAAGAAGCCAACACCTCATGAAACTCATGCTTCTGCAGCAACTCCAGAGCCCCTAGATGGGGCGTCGGGGGCTCGGAACAAAAAGAAGGGTAAGAAAGGTAGACAGATTGATCCTGCACTCCTTGGTTTCAAAGTCACTAGTAATCGGATCATGATGGGTGAAATTCAGCGGGTAGAAGATTAA